From the genome of Thermodesulfobacteriota bacterium, one region includes:
- a CDS encoding CarD family transcriptional regulator has protein sequence MFKAGELAVYPAHGVGVIESIERREINGETQNFYIMRIIDTDMVIMIPTHNLQSVGVRSIINKKDIPMVLDILKDRSVEIATQTWNKRYREYMDKIKTGSVFEVAAVLRDLYILKDEKPLSFGEKKMLDTAMNLLVKELSISRNVKEGRVRQDIEALFDAS, from the coding sequence ATGTTTAAGGCAGGGGAATTAGCTGTGTACCCGGCCCACGGCGTAGGCGTGATAGAGTCTATTGAACGCCGGGAGATCAACGGCGAAACACAGAACTTTTACATCATGAGGATCATTGATACCGATATGGTCATCATGATTCCTACCCACAATTTACAATCAGTAGGCGTTAGAAGCATTATAAACAAAAAAGATATTCCCATGGTGTTGGATATCTTGAAAGATCGAAGTGTTGAGATTGCGACCCAGACATGGAATAAGCGGTACCGGGAGTACATGGACAAGATAAAGACGGGCTCAGTATTTGAAGTAGCCGCGGTTTTGCGGGATTTGTACATATTGAAAGATGAAAAACCGCTTTCATTTGGTGAAAAAAAGATGCTGGACACGGCCATGAATCTGCTGGTAAAGGAGCTTTCCATATCCCGTAATGTGAAAGAAGGCCGGGTCAGGCAGGATATTGAAGCGCTTTTTGATGCCTCATGA
- a CDS encoding RluA family pseudouridine synthase: protein MPELLCAEPADKDQRVDVYLTKKLASLSRSQINRLIREGRVKVNGKTVKASHKINLHDSISIEIPPPRPLGIQPEKVPFTILYEDEDILVLSKPPGIVVHPAAGHGSGTLVHGLLHHCSDLSGIGGILRPGIVHRLDKDTSGLMVVAKNDRAHQELARQFKAGEVHKKYVALVYGGFREKSGIIQAPVGRHPTQRKKMSVRSAGGREAITIWQVIQSFNGLTFLELTLKTGRTHQIRVHLSSMQHPVVGDPVYGGKQKWADIRKIAMRNIIKGVSRQLLHARELGFVHPRTGRFMEFHSPMPPDMQEIIEALS, encoded by the coding sequence ATGCCGGAGTTATTGTGTGCGGAACCTGCGGACAAAGATCAGCGGGTTGACGTCTATTTGACGAAAAAGCTCGCTTCTCTTAGCCGTTCGCAGATCAACCGTCTTATCCGGGAGGGCCGGGTCAAGGTTAACGGAAAGACGGTTAAAGCCAGCCATAAGATTAACCTCCATGATTCGATAAGCATAGAAATCCCACCGCCGCGTCCATTAGGTATTCAACCGGAGAAAGTCCCCTTTACCATCCTCTATGAAGATGAAGACATCCTGGTCTTGTCCAAACCGCCGGGTATTGTAGTACATCCTGCGGCCGGGCACGGTAGCGGGACACTGGTGCACGGTCTCCTCCATCATTGTTCGGATCTTTCCGGCATCGGCGGCATTCTGCGGCCGGGTATCGTTCACCGTCTGGACAAAGACACATCCGGTCTGATGGTGGTCGCCAAAAATGATCGGGCCCATCAGGAACTGGCCAGACAGTTTAAGGCCGGAGAGGTTCATAAGAAGTACGTAGCGCTCGTGTACGGCGGTTTTCGGGAAAAGAGCGGGATTATTCAGGCGCCTGTCGGCAGGCACCCCACCCAGCGAAAGAAGATGTCTGTAAGGAGCGCAGGTGGCAGGGAAGCGATTACTATATGGCAGGTCATTCAGTCTTTCAATGGATTGACCTTCCTGGAACTGACCCTTAAGACGGGCCGTACCCATCAGATTCGTGTCCACCTCTCTTCAATGCAGCATCCGGTGGTAGGAGATCCGGTTTATGGAGGTAAACAGAAGTGGGCGGATATCCGTAAGATAGCCATGAGAAACATTATAAAAGGTGTCTCCCGTCAGTTACTGCATGCCAGGGAGCTTGGGTTTGTACATCCCCGAACCGGCCGGTTTATGGAATTTCATTCCCCGATGCCCCCTGATATGCAAGAGATAATTGAGGCCCTTTCATGA
- the coaE gene encoding dephospho-CoA kinase (Dephospho-CoA kinase (CoaE) performs the final step in coenzyme A biosynthesis.): MIKIGLTGGLATGKSAVLKILRASGVTVIDADRLCNEIAQPYQEAWWEIYKHFGRGYFAPDMGLKRSRLKRLIFSDQKARLALNKIIHPRVKEIILKDLGKIEESGTADLVVAEVPLLFEAGWKGCFDKTVLVYARPEVQMDRLMKRDGISLAEAQRWLAAQMPIDEKKKLADYLVDNNGPLEETRKQVLSLMTILRGYPA, translated from the coding sequence ATGATAAAAATCGGTCTTACAGGCGGCCTGGCTACCGGGAAGAGCGCTGTTCTCAAGATACTCCGGGCCTCGGGGGTGACCGTTATAGACGCCGACCGGCTCTGTAACGAGATAGCCCAGCCCTATCAGGAGGCCTGGTGGGAAATATATAAACATTTTGGACGGGGTTATTTTGCCCCGGATATGGGCCTTAAACGCAGCCGGTTAAAGCGGCTTATCTTTTCCGACCAGAAGGCGCGCCTTGCTTTGAACAAAATTATCCATCCCCGGGTAAAGGAGATTATTTTAAAGGACTTAGGGAAGATTGAGGAAAGTGGGACGGCCGATCTTGTGGTGGCTGAGGTCCCGCTACTCTTCGAGGCCGGCTGGAAAGGCTGTTTTGATAAGACCGTCCTGGTTTATGCCCGGCCCGAGGTACAGATGGATCGCCTGATGAAAAGAGACGGCATATCCCTTGCCGAGGCCCAAAGATGGCTTGCCGCCCAGATGCCTATTGACGAAAAGAAAAAACTGGCTGATTATCTGGTGGACAATAACGGCCCGCTTGAAGAGACCCGGAAACAGGTATTGTCTTTAATGACTATCTTGCGTGGCTATCCTGCATAA
- a CDS encoding HNH endonuclease, which translates to MKILDNKVLVLNKYYQAVHVTTVQRAICHLYKGAAKVITLDWTTHSFAEWVKVSQFHNNGRLIHSPSFSIVAPDAVILSRFDQLPKTDIIFTRANLFVRDAYACQYCGKSVRASKERSVDHIIPRSKGGKTVWSNVVLCCKKCNLKKGSKTLGEAGMTLLKKPHAPRWEQLLMEEFPSGKKKEWKKFLEFAGLF; encoded by the coding sequence TTGAAGATATTAGATAATAAGGTATTGGTATTAAATAAATATTATCAGGCGGTTCATGTGACCACCGTACAGAGGGCCATCTGTCACCTCTACAAGGGAGCGGCCAAGGTGATTACATTGGACTGGACTACCCATTCCTTTGCCGAATGGGTGAAGGTGTCACAATTCCATAACAACGGACGCTTGATTCACAGCCCCAGCTTTTCTATTGTGGCCCCGGATGCCGTCATTCTCTCCCGCTTTGATCAGCTTCCCAAGACAGATATTATCTTCACCAGGGCCAACTTGTTTGTAAGGGACGCCTACGCCTGTCAATATTGCGGCAAAAGTGTCCGGGCCTCCAAGGAGAGAAGTGTTGACCATATTATACCCCGCTCCAAGGGCGGAAAGACCGTCTGGTCAAACGTGGTCCTCTGCTGCAAAAAGTGCAACCTGAAAAAGGGGAGCAAGACCCTTGGGGAAGCCGGCATGACCTTATTAAAGAAGCCCCATGCCCCCCGCTGGGAACAGTTGCTGATGGAGGAATTCCCCTCCGGCAAGAAAAAGGAATGGAAAAAGTTCCTGGAATTTGCCGGGCTCTTCTAA
- a CDS encoding cold-shock protein codes for MAQGTVKWFNDSKGFGFIASDDGSEAFVHHTSIQGDGFKSLAEGDKVSFDTEKGPKGPKAINVVKV; via the coding sequence ATGGCACAAGGAACTGTGAAATGGTTTAACGACAGCAAAGGTTTTGGTTTTATTGCTAGCGATGATGGAAGTGAAGCTTTCGTCCACCACACGTCCATCCAAGGCGACGGATTTAAATCCCTTGCCGAAGGTGACAAGGTCAGCTTTGATACTGAAAAAGGCCCGAAAGGCCCCAAGGCAATCAATGTCGTAAAAGTCTAA